The nucleotide sequence TTTTTAATATCATCCTCCACATCCTGAAAGTAGCGATCCTTTGATCCCTGTTTCATTGCTTCCACAGAGCCCATGCCCCGATAGGATTTAAACTTTCTCCCTTCATAGATAATCGTTTCTCCGGGAGATTCTTTGGTTCCAGCTAACAATGAACCTAGCATTACACAGTCGGCTCCGGCGGCAATCGCTTTCGGAATATCGCCGGTATACCGTATTCCACCATCTGCAATCACAGGTACTCCTGTTCCTTTTATTGCAGCGGCCACTTCGAGTACTGCTGAAAACTGAGGAAAACCTACCCCAGCTACCACTCTGGTGGTGCAAATAGATCCGGGGCCAATTCCTACTTTAACAGCATCTGCACCGGCATCGACCAAGTATTTGGCAGCATCGCCGGTTGCTATATTTCCGACAATAACTTCCAAATCCGGAAACTTCTTTTTCACTTCCTTTAATACCATGACCACGCCTTTGGTATGCCCATGTGCAGTATCAATGATCACAGCATCTACCTGAGCATTTACCAAAGCTTCGGCTCTGTCTACGGCATCTCCTGTTACCCCTAGGGCTGCGGCTACACGAAGTCGGCCATACTCATCTTTGTTGGCGATTGGTTTTTGAGTAAGTTTTGTAATATCTCGAAATGTGATAAGACCTAAGAGTTGGCCATTGTCATCGACCACAGGTAGTTTTTCAATTTTATTCTTCTGAAGAATGATCTCCGCATCTTTTAGGGAAGTACCTTTGCTCACAGTTACCAGATTCTCTGAAGTCATCACTTCGCTCAGCTTACGCTCATAGTTTTTTTCAAAACGAAGATCTCTATTGGTCACGATCCCTATTAACTTGCCGGCATCATCGGTAATGGGAATTCCACCAATACTGTATTCACGCATAGTGTTTTGGGCATCACCCACCGTGGCATCCTGCTTTAAGGTCACAGGATCCTGTATCATTCCACTCTCTGCTCTTTTTACTTTTCTCACCTCAGCAGCCTGCTGTTCTATTGTCATGTTCTTATGCAAAACGCCTATTCCGCCTTCTCGGGCAATTGCAATAGCCATAGCGCTTTCTGTAACCGTATCCATGGCTGCTGAAACTATGGGCACATTAAGTGTAATGTTGCGGGAAAATTGAGTTTTAATAGAAACTTCTCTTGGTAATACTTCTGAATAAGCAGGCACTAATAGTACATCGTCGTAAGTAAGGCCTTCTCCAAGAATTTTATCATTATGTGCAGTCATGGCAATTAAATTTTAAAGCCGGAAGAACCGGAAAGCTGGTTAGCATTTAATTGCGTGCAAATGTACTACAATTAGTTGGGTTTTATTGCTTTTTTGTCAACTGAAATAAAACTGCGCCTGCACCCAACACATATACCGCAGTCATAAGGCTACCCGAGATCACCACCACATATTTCATCCAGGATATCCCTTTCCACATCAAATAAATACCTCCAAATGTGAGTATGATCGAGAAAAACGGTTCGATCATCAAAAATGATTTAAGCTTTACCGGAAGAGACGTAATCGCTACCAAGCCCCCTAGCAAGAAAAAAATAAAGGAAATCGATAATATATGCGTGTGAAGTATAGTGAGCATTTCACGCTCTCCTTTTTCAAACTTCATCACCGCTACATTTTCGATTTCCTCATTTCCCAAATAATTCTGTTCAATACCATCCGGTCTTACGGAATCGGTCTGTCTAACAAATAACAAGCCAGTAAAATACCCGACACTTAATACGATCACAAAAGCAGCAATAAAAGCTTTTATATAACCGGGAAAGGTATGTATCAGACCATGGATTTGCATTATAACTGGTTTAAGGATTGCAGTACGCCAATACTTTTTAAAAGATCATTCACAGCTTTCGTCATAGAACGTACCGAAATAGTTGCTCCGCTTATAGGAATGATATCTTTATTGTAAACCAGTTCACCTGATGAATCAGATTTTCCATTAAATTGTTGCAACCAGCGTTTGCTGCCAATTTCACCCCCGTATTCTTCCCTGTAAATAAGTACCTTGCTTTTGGTAATTATAAATTGAGTATCGAACAACACCAAATAATCAAACGTAGCTGTCTTACTTGGGGCATTTCCAATATACCCATAGCCAAGATGCATTCCGTTTGAAGAGATCTTAAACAAATTACCGTTTCCAAATTCTGAGGGTGTCAAAGCATTTGCTTCAGCGGAGATCGTTATAGCCTCCTTTGTAAAATCTGAGATATCGTAGAATTTTTCAATCTCTTTATCTGCTTTTTTTACAAGCTTTTCGGGCACAATATACCCTGTGCATAGAAACAGGATCGCGGTAACAGATAAAAGAAATTTAGTCATGGTGCAAAGGTATTTAAATTAAGCATAATGTATTTGGGTTTTTAGAACCAAACTCCTATTCCAAAGTTTAAACGATCATCTACATCACCTCCCTCTACATTGTTATCTCTAAACTGATAATCACCTTTTATCACTACTCCGGGAGCAATATGATAAGACAATCCGGTGGTTATATCGTTTCGATCGTAAGCATTGTTCTGTGCCAGTCCGCCCGCAGTATCGGCATGGGTGTTGTAATTTTCATATCGGGCAAATACGAATAATCTTTGTTTTGCCGACAACGGAAGAAGATTATAGGCCGCTTCGGCATAGTATCCCATTAAGGCACTTCCAAGATCCTGACCCGTTAGAGCATTATAGTCTTCAGTATCTGTAAGGGATGCATAGATAAATTGTCCTCTAGCGGTAAATCTTTGAAAGGCGTATCGCACATCGAATCCAACCATGCTTATTCCTACATTAGCGCCTTCAAGCTCCTCAACTTCATCTTCGGCTTGGGTCTTTCCGAAGTAACCTGCCAACCCTAAACGCAAACCGGGGATTCCGTAGTAATCGAGCTTTGTAGAAAACGTAGGACTGTCTACCGTAGATTTGATCCCTTTTTGACGTCCGCCTCTTAGTCCGCTGCTTCCTCCAATGAATCCGCTTGCTCCGCCTTCACCGTCACTAACGGTCGACTTAAAGCCATTAAAAATATATGCCTGATAGCTTAAAGAAGCATCGGCAAACCTTCCGTTTACACCAACCCCAATTTCACGCCAGGTGGTTGGGACAATGGCACTGTCTACTCCCGGACGTTCTACACCGTTAAATGTAGTGGGTTCGTGATATTCGTTTACAATTCCCATGGGAACAAGCATAAGACCTCCTCTAAGGTTCACATTATCGGTCAATGCATAATTTACAAATGCCTGTTCTACAAAAACTTCTTCTACATGTTCAATTTCTATTTCGGTAACAAATTGGGTCTTATCATTAAATTTATATCCCAACAGAAGAACCAGACGCTGAACATCCAGCTCGCCGTTATCTCCTTCAGGTTGGTTATAGGTGACCTCACCATACGCTCCAATTGTCACTGCATTTCCATTGCTGGAAGCAAGAATTCTCTGAGCTGCATTTTGTTGTAATTGAGGATTTGTCGTTATAGAATCGTTTGCAGTTTGAGCGTAGGCCAGTGACGCAAATAACACAAATAAGATGGGTAGTTTTTTCATTTAACTTTATTTAGACTGAATATAAATAGATTTATTTTTCAGCCGCAAAAGTAAAATTGAAAATACATTCTCACAAGTTTATTTAGAATAAATTTAAATAAAATCGGAAGGATTTTTCTATCGTTTTGATTCTGTATTAATTAGACGAAATAATCAGTTCTTTTTTGTATTGAAGTCGGGCCACAGTCGCCCATTGTAGTAACAACTTCTTTTCATCTTCAGAGAGATTTCCGTGAAGCCAAGTATAGGAATCAAGTGGCATTTCGCCCTTCTCTACCATTTCAATCACTTCCTCCAGCTTATGATCTTTCTTCTTAGCAGAATATGTCCCCCATTCTGAAACATTAAAATCACCCTTTCCATGCTTTATATGATCCTCTAACCAGAAAGAGATGGGTGCGATCTCGGCATACCAGGGATACTGCGTCTGGTTACTGTGACAGTCATAGCAGTTTTCTTTGAGCACCGATGCCAGATGTGCGGAAGGTTTGGTTTCCTTTTCAAAAGCCATTACACTTTCATAGCCTCCGTTGTTCTTTTCCGGACGAAAGAACTGAATTACGATCAAAGCTGCCAAAGCCAGAATAAAGAACCATTTTAAAACCTTCTTCATAATTTAT is from Constantimarinum furrinae and encodes:
- the guaB gene encoding IMP dehydrogenase yields the protein MTAHNDKILGEGLTYDDVLLVPAYSEVLPREVSIKTQFSRNITLNVPIVSAAMDTVTESAMAIAIAREGGIGVLHKNMTIEQQAAEVRKVKRAESGMIQDPVTLKQDATVGDAQNTMREYSIGGIPITDDAGKLIGIVTNRDLRFEKNYERKLSEVMTSENLVTVSKGTSLKDAEIILQKNKIEKLPVVDDNGQLLGLITFRDITKLTQKPIANKDEYGRLRVAAALGVTGDAVDRAEALVNAQVDAVIIDTAHGHTKGVVMVLKEVKKKFPDLEVIVGNIATGDAAKYLVDAGADAVKVGIGPGSICTTRVVAGVGFPQFSAVLEVAAAIKGTGVPVIADGGIRYTGDIPKAIAAGADCVMLGSLLAGTKESPGETIIYEGRKFKSYRGMGSVEAMKQGSKDRYFQDVEDDIKKLVPEGIVGRVPYKGDLVESMTQFIGGLRAGMGYCGAKDIETLKETGKFVKITASGIHESHPHDVTITKEAPNYSR
- a CDS encoding FMN-binding protein, with the translated sequence MTKFLLSVTAILFLCTGYIVPEKLVKKADKEIEKFYDISDFTKEAITISAEANALTPSEFGNGNLFKISSNGMHLGYGYIGNAPSKTATFDYLVLFDTQFIITKSKVLIYREEYGGEIGSKRWLQQFNGKSDSSGELVYNKDIIPISGATISVRSMTKAVNDLLKSIGVLQSLNQL
- a CDS encoding porin, with product MKKLPILFVLFASLAYAQTANDSITTNPQLQQNAAQRILASSNGNAVTIGAYGEVTYNQPEGDNGELDVQRLVLLLGYKFNDKTQFVTEIEIEHVEEVFVEQAFVNYALTDNVNLRGGLMLVPMGIVNEYHEPTTFNGVERPGVDSAIVPTTWREIGVGVNGRFADASLSYQAYIFNGFKSTVSDGEGGASGFIGGSSGLRGGRQKGIKSTVDSPTFSTKLDYYGIPGLRLGLAGYFGKTQAEDEVEELEGANVGISMVGFDVRYAFQRFTARGQFIYASLTDTEDYNALTGQDLGSALMGYYAEAAYNLLPLSAKQRLFVFARYENYNTHADTAGGLAQNNAYDRNDITTGLSYHIAPGVVIKGDYQFRDNNVEGGDVDDRLNFGIGVWF
- a CDS encoding heme-binding domain-containing protein, with product MKKVLKWFFILALAALIVIQFFRPEKNNGGYESVMAFEKETKPSAHLASVLKENCYDCHSNQTQYPWYAEIAPISFWLEDHIKHGKGDFNVSEWGTYSAKKKDHKLEEVIEMVEKGEMPLDSYTWLHGNLSEDEKKLLLQWATVARLQYKKELIISSN